The following coding sequences lie in one Zingiber officinale cultivar Zhangliang chromosome 2B, Zo_v1.1, whole genome shotgun sequence genomic window:
- the LOC122045239 gene encoding G-type lectin S-receptor-like serine/threonine-protein kinase At4g27290 isoform X2 — protein MWELELMVQRSVSCKLSTFLLHLLLAGFISPTIEAGNSLIPGQPLYDNGTTLISSRGRFELGFFSPASSSRRYIGIWYRNISQTPVWVANRLSPIDGRSGRLSLSGEGTLIVTAVNSSTINWSSSNVTGLTNPEATLFDDGNFAVREAGNDDPDSFAWQSFDFPTDTLLPGMKLGWNVTSGLNRQLTSWMSADDPWPGDYTLGIDLQGDPQLFIWSGLQRLPYWRGGPWNGLHFSGALGMVDPKLFNATFVVDPHQVIYSFNFLDPSPISVLVVYRWGSLRRLVWNGGSGDWSVVWSVPMDSCDTMSVCGVNAVCGVNALRMCSCLSGFLVNNVSSWNPSNSYGCSRMSPLDCGNGTDEFFKFSRSKLPDTSMSVVDRRSMSLDQCRESCMKNCSCKAYASSDISESESGCIMWMGDITDLRLYGDTGGGQDLYVRLAAFELEDEISNQSSGMSRLAVMIAVPALAIFLLVCIAFCVCRCRKRNNCVVVKEIEEEDLDLPLFDLATVLIATSNFAAENKLGQGGFGPVYKGKLVDGQEIAVKRLSNTSTQGINEFKNEVVIIAKLQHQNLVRLLGCCIQGGERMLIYEFMPNGSLDAFLFDEAKCMLLDWQTRYNIIVGIARGLLYLHHDSRLKIIHRDLKTSNILLDQCNIPKISDFGLARIFRGDEMEINTRRVVGTYGYMSPEYGMNEIFSIKSDVFSFGVLILEIISGKKNRGAYQSNYLNLLGHIWSLWEEGKSLEIVDKSIGSFLEVEVTRCIKIGLLCVQERPQDRPTMSLVVTMLSSDNAIPEPKPGFIVALDSSNSSIRKQYLLSINNVSNTTLEGR, from the exons ATGTGGGAGTTGGAATTGATGGTGCAGAGAAGCGTCAGCTGCAAACTTTCCACTTTCCTTCTCCATCTCCTCCTTGCTGGCTTCATCTCCCCCACTATCGAAGCCGGCAACTCCTTGATTCCAGGTCAACCTCTTTACGATAATGGAACAACTTTGATCTCCTCGAGGGGCCGCTTCGAACTGGGGTTTTTCAGCCCAGCCAGCTCCAGCCGTCGCTACATCGGAATATGGTACCgcaacatctcacaaacacccgtGTGGGTCGCCAATCGTTTGAGCCCGATCGATGGTCGATCAGGACGCCTTTCGCTCTCTGGGGAAGGCACGCTCATCGTAACGGCCGTTAATAGCTCGACCATCAACTGGTCCTCGTCAAACGTAACCGGACTCACGAACCCCGAAGCGACACTCTTCGACGACGGGAACTTCGCCGTCAGGGAGGCGGGCAACGATGACCCCGACAGCTTTGCATGGCAGAGCTTTGACTTTCCGACCGACACGCTCCTCCCCGGCATGAAACTGGGCTGGAACGTGACCTCCGGACTCAACCGCCAACTAACATCATGGATGAGCGCCGACGACCCGTGGCCGGGTGACTACACCTTGGGCATTGACCTGCAAGGTGACCCCCAATTGTTCATATGGTCTGGATTGCAGCGGCTGCCATATTGGCGAGGGGGCCCGTGGAACGGCCTTCATTTTAGCGGTGCACTAGGAATGGTCGATCCAAAACTTTTCAACGCAACGTTTGTGGTTGACCCTCATCAAGTCATTTACTCATTCAACTTTCTCGATCCTTCGCCCATCTCAGTGTTGGTCGTCTACCGCTGGGGTTCCTTACGACGTCTTGTTTGGAACGGTGGCTCAGGGGATTGGTCTGTTGTCTGGTCCGTGCCGATGGATTCGTGCGACACGATGTCTGTCTGCGGCGTCAATGCCGTCTGCGGTGTCAATGCTCTACGTATGTGTAGTTGTCTATCAGGTTTTCTTGTAAATAACGTATCGTCTTGGAATCCATCGAATTCTTATGGCTGTTCGAGAATGTCTCCACTGGACTGTGGGAATGGGACAGATGAGTTCTTTAAATTCTCCAGGTCGAAGCTACCGGACACATCAATGTCGGTGGTGGACAGAAGATCGATGAGCCTAGACCAGTGCAGGGAATCATGCATGAAGAATTGCTCTTGTAAAGCCTATGCAAGCTCCGACATCAGTGAAAGTGAGAGCGGATGCATAATGTGGATGGGCGATATCACTGATCTCAGATTGTACGGCGATACTGGAGGAGGACAAGATTTGTATGTCAGGCTGGCGGCTTTTGAGCTTGAAG ATGAGATTTCAAATCAGTCATCTGGAATGAGTCGCTTAGCTGTGATGATTGCGGTCCCTGCTTTGGCCATTTTTCTCCTAGTTTGCATTGCATTCTGTGTTTGCAGATGCAGGAAGAGAA ACAACTGCGTTGTTgttaaagaaatagaagaagaggatCTGGACTTGCCTTTATTTGACTTGGCCACCGTTTTAATTGCAACAAGCAATTTTGCAGCAGAGAACAAGCTGGGTCAAGGTGGCTTTGGTCCTGTGTACAAG GGGAAATTGGTTGATGGACAAGAGATAGCTGTAAAAAGACTATCCAATACATCCACACAAGGCATCAATGAGTTCAAAAATGAAGTAGTGATAATCGCTAAGCTACAACATCAAAACCTTGTTCGCCTTCTTGGCTGTTGCATTCAAGGAGGGGAGAGGATGTTAATCTACGAGTTTATGCCCAACGGAAGTTTAGATGCATTCTTGTTCG ATGAAGCAAAGTGCATGCTATTGGATTGGCAAACACGATACAATATCATAGTCGGAATTGCTCGAGGCCTTCTTTATCTCCATCACGATTCAAGACTCAAAATCATTCATAGAGATTTGAAGACTAGTAATATCCTTCTTGACCAATGCAACATTCCTAAAATATCAGATTTTGGCTTGGCAAGGATATTTAGAGGTGATGAAATGGAAATAAATACAAGAAGAGTAGTTGGAACATA CGGATATATGTCTCCTGAATATGGAATGAATGAAATTTTCTCAATAAAGTCGGATGTATTTAGTTTCGGTGTGTTGATACTTGAGATCATTAGTGGAAAAAAGAACAGAGGAGCTTATCAATCCAACTACCTAAATCTTCTAGGACAT ATATGGAGCTTGTGGGAAGAAGGTAAAAGTTTGGAAATCGTTGATAAATCAATTGGCTCTTTCTTAGAAGTTGAGGTCACACGGTGTATAAAGATAGGTCTTTTATGTGTTCAAGAGCGACCACAAGATAGACCGACAATGTCATTGGTAGTTACAATGTTGAGTAGTGATAACGCGATACCAGAACCTAAACCTGGTTTCATTGTTGCTTTAGACTCATCTAATTCTTCAATCAGAAAGCAATATCTGCTATCCATCAACAATGTATCCAACACAACATTAGAAGGTAGGTAA